From the genome of Colletotrichum higginsianum IMI 349063 chromosome 4, whole genome shotgun sequence, one region includes:
- a CDS encoding monooxygenase codes for MPFLDSQPKIIIAGAGIGGLTTALSLHAAGFTNIHLFEASSQLTTLGVGINVQPSAVLILRNLGLLEALEKTGIKTQELNFYNRHGHPILSEPRGIKAGYAVPQLSIHRGECQMLLLSAVKERLGEDAISLDHALTGFSQDSKSITAEFSRRRDGAPAEQSSVTGDILIAADGINSTARRILYPDEGPPRFSGRMLWRGCLERAPYLTGASMVWAGHADQKFIAYPISQRSADGGKSLVNWIAELRIRDKDDEDLTPPRTDWSKAVDKSVFESRFHGWRCGGLDVKDLVDKTDKVFEFPMSDRDPVERWSFGRLTLLGDAAHAMYPIGSNGASQAIIDAETLVRLLSESPDDVEGVLKAYEAERLPATAKIIFANRGNGPDHVLQVCEERAPDGFRNVYDVVPKDELEDIGRVYKRVAGFEMESVNAKAKETEGASERLRLESPKDWI; via the coding sequence ATGCCATTCCTGGATTCCCAGCCCAAGATTATCATAGCCGGAGCGGGCATCGGTGGCCTGACAACGGCACTGTCCCTCCACGCCGCCGGGTTCACGAACATCCACCTCTTCGAGGCCTCGTCACAACTCACCACGCTCGGTGTCGGGATCAACGTCCAGCCTTCGGCTGTGCTCATTCTCCGCAATCTCGGCttgctcgaggccctcgagaaAACTGGCATCAAGACCCAGGAGTTGAACTTCTACAACCGCCACGGGCACCCGATCCTCAGCGAACCGAGGGGCATCAAAGCTGGCTATGCAGTTCCGCAACTGAGCATCCACCGCGGCGAGTGCCAGATGCTCCTCCTGAGCGCCGTCAAGGAGCGGCTGGGGGAGGACGCGATCAGCCTGGACCACGCTCTAACGGGCTTCTCCCAAGACTCGAAGAGCATCACGGCCGAGTTCTCGCGACGCCGGGACGGCGCGCCGGCGGAGCAGTCCAGCGTGACGGGCGACATTCTCATCGCCGCTGACGGGATCAACTCGACCGCGCGGCGGATCCTATACCCGGACGAGGGCCCCCCGCGCTTCTCCGGCCGCATGCTCTGGCGCGGATGCCTCGAGCGCGCGCCGTACCTCACCGGCGCGTCCATGGTGTGGGCCGGCCACGCCGACCAGAAGTTCATCGCGTACCCGATCAGCCAGCGgtcggcggacggcggcaagaGCCTTGTCAACTGGATCGCCGAGCTGCGCATCCgggacaaggacgacgaggacctgaCGCCCCCGCGGACGGACTGGTCCAAGGCGGTCGACAAGTCCGTGTTCGAAAGCCGGTTCCACGGGTGGCGGTGCGGCGGTCTCGACGTTaaggacctcgtcgacaagaCGGACAAGGTGTTTGAGTTCCCGATGAGCGACCGGGATCCGGTCGAGCGTTGGAGTTTCGGGCGGCTCacgctcctcggcgacgccgcgcaCGCCATGTACCCGATCGGCTCCAACGGCGCGTCGCaagccatcatcgacgcGGAGACGCTGGTTAGGCTGCTCAGTGAGAGCCCGGACGACGTGGAAGGGGTGCTGAAGGCGTACGAGGCCGAGAGGTTGCCGGCCACGGCCAAGATCATCTTCGCTAACAGGGGGAACGGGCCGGATCACGTGTTGCAGGTGTGTGAGGAGAGGGCGCCGGACGGCTTCCGGAACGTGTACGACGTCGTTCCgaaggacgagctcgaggacatCGGCAGGGTGTACAAGAGGGTGGCCGGGTTCGAGATGGAGAGCGTGaacgccaaggccaaggagacgGAGGGTGCCAGCGAGAGACTGCGGCTGGAAAGCCCAAAGGACTGGATTTGA
- a CDS encoding Pyridine nucleotide-disulfide encodes MSKPVLVIIGTGWGGFTLTQKVSLEKYDVKVISPIRTIQYTPLLASAACGLFNFRLAEEPVRRKHRTDQDYYKAIAEDIDFEKRIVRCKTDAPTANEDPTYFEVRYDKICIAPGCETQDFGTPGAKEHALFLKTTNDARLIQQRILQMLDKASLPTTSEQDQRDYLNIRIVGGGAIGIEAAAELWDLWFEDMRFLFPHLDGKLNITIHDVAPKILSTFDASLSEYATSSLEGKHVKLMTGSNIQRVEADAIFTKEDGRLPYGLLIWATGNKVNPLVDRLAVKKPESGLPRILTDKYLRVLRPDGSPMDGVYALGDAADIEGESLPTLAEVALQKGEYLTVVLNSNGEPAPFNYKQRALLAYLGRRDGIIGGRKEWTGVSAWLAWRSGSLGWTRSWRRKIMISISWIFIWIAGRDIARP; translated from the coding sequence ATGTCGAAACCAGTTCTCGTCATCATTGGCACCGGATGGGGCGGCTTCACCCTCACCCAGAAAGTATCGTTGGAGAAGTACGATGTGAAGGTCATCTCGCCAATTCGGACGATCCAGTACACCCCGTTactcgccagcgccgcctgcgGGCTCTTCAACTTCCGCCTGGCGGAGGAGCCGGTGCGGAGGAAGCACAGGACGGACCAAGACTACtacaaggccatcgccgaggacatcGACTTTGAGAAGCGCATTGTGCGATGCAAGACCGACGCGCCGACCGCTAACGAGGATCCCACCTACTTCGAAGTCCGATACGACAAGATCTGCATTGCGCCGGGATGCGAGACCCAGGACTTTGGCACGCCGGGCGCCAAGGAGCACGCCCTCTTCTTGAAGACGACCAACGACGCGCGCCTCATTCAGCAACGGATCCTTCAGATGCTGGACAAGGCAtcgctgccgacgacgagcgagCAAGACCAGCGGGACTACCTCAACATCCGgatcgtcggcggcggcgccatcggcatcgaggcggccgccgagctgTGGGACCTCTGGTTCGAAGACATGCGCTTCCTGTTCCCGCACCTGGACGGCAAGCTGAACATCACCATCCACGACGTCGCGCCCAAGATCCTCTCGACGTTCGACGCCAGCCTGAGCGAGTATGCGACGAGCTCGCTGGAGGGGAAGCACGTGAAACTCATGACGGGGTCCAACATCCAGAGGGTTGAGGCCGACGCGATCTTCACCAAAGAGGACGGCCGCCTGCCGTACGGGCTGCTCATCTGGGCCACCGGGAACAAGGTGAACCCGCTGGTCGACAGGTTAGCAGTGAAGAAACCCGAGAGCGGGCTACCCCGTATCCTCACCGACAAGTACCTCCGGGTCCTGCGCCCGGACGGGAGCCCAATGGACGGCGTCTACGCACTGggggacgccgccgacatcgaggGGGAATCCCTGCCGACGCTGGCGGAGGTTGCGCTGCAGAAGGGCGAGTACCTCACCGTCGTCCTGAACTCGAACGGCGAGCCTGCACCGTTCAACTACAAGCAGCGGGCCCTGCTGGCGTACCTGGGCCGTCGCGAtggcatcatcggcggccgcAAAGAGTGGACCGGCGTAAGCGCCTGGCTGGCCTGGCGGTCGGGGAGCTTGGGGTGGACGAGGAGTTGGAGGCGGAAGATTATGATATCGATCAGCTGGATCTTCATCTGGATTGCCGGGAGAGACATTGCGAGGCCCTAG